In Massilia antarctica, the following are encoded in one genomic region:
- a CDS encoding DUF502 domain-containing protein, translating into MRKYFITGLLVLVPLAITLWVLNLVISTMDQSLLLVPVNWRPAALFGRDIPGLGTILTIAIVFLTGLLANNLVGNYLVRLWERLLHRIPVVSSLYGSVKQVSDTLFSSSGNAFRKAVLLPYPHADSWTIGFLTGVPGGDVKNHLVGDYVSVYVPTTPNPTSGFFLMLERSKVIELDMSVDAALKYIVSMGVVAPEHLPTKESAALVSAPVE; encoded by the coding sequence ATGCGTAAATATTTCATCACCGGATTGCTGGTCCTGGTCCCGCTGGCCATCACCCTGTGGGTCCTGAACCTGGTCATCAGCACCATGGACCAGTCCTTGCTGCTGGTGCCGGTCAACTGGCGTCCGGCGGCCCTGTTCGGACGCGACATTCCGGGCCTGGGCACGATCCTGACCATCGCCATCGTGTTCCTGACCGGCTTGCTGGCCAACAACCTGGTCGGCAACTACCTGGTGCGCCTGTGGGAACGCCTGCTGCACCGCATTCCCGTGGTCAGTTCGCTCTACGGCAGCGTCAAGCAAGTGTCGGACACCTTGTTTTCCTCGTCCGGCAACGCCTTCCGCAAGGCCGTGCTGCTGCCGTATCCGCACGCGGACAGCTGGACCATCGGTTTCCTGACCGGGGTGCCGGGCGGCGACGTCAAGAACCACCTGGTGGGCGACTACGTCAGCGTGTACGTGCCGACCACGCCGAACCCGACCTCGGGCTTTTTCCTGATGCTCGAACGCAGCAAGGTCATCGAACTCGACATGAGTGTCGACGCGGCCCTCAAATACATCGTCTCGATGGGCGTGGTCGCCCCCGAGCATTTGCCAACCAAAGAGAGTGCGGCGCTTGTTTCCGCGCCCGTTGAATAA
- the nudB gene encoding dihydroneopterin triphosphate diphosphatase — MPAKIPESVLVVIHTPALEVLLIERADKPGFWQSVTGSLDTLDEPLLDTAARELFEETGIVADGVRIALRDWQLSNIYEIYPVWRHRYAPGVTHNTEHVFSVCVPRDTPIVLSAREHLRHVWLPHVEAADRCFSSSNAEAILQLPRRLG; from the coding sequence ATGCCCGCTAAAATTCCGGAATCCGTCCTCGTCGTCATCCACACGCCCGCGCTGGAGGTGCTGCTCATCGAGCGCGCCGACAAGCCGGGATTCTGGCAGTCGGTCACCGGCTCGCTCGACACGCTTGACGAACCCTTGCTCGACACCGCCGCGCGTGAACTGTTCGAGGAAACCGGCATCGTGGCCGATGGCGTCCGCATCGCGCTGCGCGACTGGCAGCTGTCGAATATCTATGAGATTTACCCGGTCTGGCGCCACCGCTACGCGCCGGGGGTGACCCACAACACCGAACATGTGTTCAGCGTGTGCGTGCCGCGCGACACGCCCATCGTCTTGAGCGCGCGCGAGCACTTGCGGCACGTCTGGCTGCCGCACGTGGAGGCGGCCGACCGCTGCTTTTCTTCATCGAACGCGGAAGCGATCTTGCAGCTTCCGCGCAGATTGGGCTGA
- the epsC gene encoding serine O-acetyltransferase EpsC — MKNDIPEATGARAPHWNLGPVIEQLRLSREATHNIRHHGRVRELPSREALTVIVNGLSAALFPTHYGRPNLTDESIDYFVGDTLTTTLNRLVEQVRRGLLFSAQPDDAGEEELAHKAAAITRDFAAALPGIRALLVSDVQAALAGDPAATSVAEIMLCYPGTIAILYYRFAHCLHQLGVPFLARLVSDIGHSLTGIDIHPGARIGASFFIDHGTGVVIGETAIIGQRVRLYQAVTLGAKRFPADENGTLIKGVARHPIVEDDVVIYAGATILGRITIGAGSTIGGNVWLTDSVAPGSTVSQAQMRSD; from the coding sequence ATGAAAAACGATATCCCCGAAGCGACCGGCGCGCGGGCGCCGCATTGGAACCTGGGTCCCGTGATCGAGCAATTGCGCCTCTCGCGCGAAGCCACGCATAACATCCGCCACCACGGGCGTGTGCGCGAGCTGCCTTCGCGAGAAGCGCTTACCGTGATCGTGAACGGCCTGTCGGCGGCGCTGTTTCCGACGCATTACGGGCGCCCCAACCTGACCGACGAAAGCATCGATTATTTTGTCGGCGACACCCTCACCACCACCCTGAACCGGCTGGTCGAACAAGTGCGCCGCGGTCTGCTGTTTTCGGCCCAGCCGGACGACGCCGGCGAGGAAGAACTGGCGCACAAAGCGGCCGCGATCACGCGCGACTTCGCCGCCGCCCTGCCGGGCATCCGCGCGTTGCTGGTCTCCGACGTGCAGGCCGCGCTGGCGGGCGACCCGGCCGCTACCTCGGTGGCCGAGATCATGCTGTGCTACCCCGGCACCATCGCCATCCTGTATTACCGCTTCGCGCACTGCCTGCACCAGCTGGGCGTGCCGTTCCTGGCGCGTTTGGTGTCGGACATCGGCCACTCGCTGACCGGGATCGATATTCATCCGGGCGCGCGCATCGGCGCCAGCTTCTTCATCGACCACGGCACCGGCGTGGTCATTGGCGAGACGGCCATCATCGGCCAGCGCGTGCGCCTGTACCAGGCCGTGACCCTGGGCGCCAAGCGCTTTCCGGCCGACGAAAACGGGACCCTGATCAAGGGCGTGGCGCGCCATCCGATCGTCGAGGACGACGTGGTGATCTATGCGGGAGCGACCATCCTGGGCCGGATCACCATCGGCGCCGGCTCGACCATCGGCGGCAATGTGTGGCTGACCGACAGCGTGGCGCCGGGCAGCACCGTGTCGCAGGCGCAGATGCGCAGCGACTAG
- a CDS encoding FmdB family zinc ribbon protein, which produces MPIYAYRCDECGFAKDVLQKISDPVLTVCVSCGKPSFKKQLTAAGFQLKGTGWYATDFRGGTAPSTGTAKGPAEGGTAAAPAAAATPAADASAPAAPAKPASTPGSGTP; this is translated from the coding sequence ATGCCGATTTACGCCTACCGCTGCGATGAATGCGGTTTTGCCAAGGATGTATTGCAGAAGATCTCCGACCCGGTGTTGACGGTCTGCGTGTCCTGCGGCAAGCCTTCTTTCAAGAAGCAATTAACCGCCGCTGGTTTCCAGCTCAAGGGAACCGGCTGGTATGCCACCGATTTCCGCGGCGGCACCGCCCCATCCACGGGTACCGCCAAGGGTCCGGCCGAGGGTGGCACAGCCGCGGCCCCGGCCGCCGCCGCGACGCCTGCCGCCGACGCTTCCGCGCCGGCGGCGCCAGCCAAGCCGGCGTCCACGCCTGGCAGCGGCACGCCCTGA
- the aspS gene encoding aspartate--tRNA ligase: protein MRTNYCGLVTEELLGQTVSLCGWVHRRRDHGSLIFIDLRDREGLVQVVCNPEQAEMFKVAEAVRNEYCLRVTGVVTARIGNTVNNNLKSGKIEIVASAVEVLNASVPVPFQLDDDNLSETTRLTHRVLDLRRPQMQNNLRLRYKVTMEVRKYLDNLGFIDIETPMLTKSTPEGARDYLVPSRVNAGSFFALPQSPQLFKQLLMVANFDRYYQITKCFRDEDLRADRQPEFTQIDCETSFLTEQEIRDLFEDMIRIVFKNTLDIDLPNPFPVMDFATAMGMYGSDKPDMRVKLEFTDLTDDVKDVEFKVFAAPANMVGGRIVGLRVPQGASMPRSEIDAYDQFVRIYGAKGLAYIKVNEKAKGREGLQSPIVKSLHDTALAAILEKTGAQDGDLIFFGADKAKVVNDAIGALRVKIGHSDFGKKAGLFDDAWRPLWVVDFPMFDYDEESDRWTATHHPFTAPKDGHEDMLETNPGACIAKAYDMVLNGWELGGGSIRIHREEVQSKVFRALKIDAEEAQLKFGFLLDALQYGAPPHGGLAFGLDRIVTMMTGSDSIRDVIAFPKTQRAQCLLTNAPSEVDEKQLRELHIRLRNAEPKIV, encoded by the coding sequence ATGCGTACAAACTACTGCGGCCTTGTCACTGAAGAATTGCTGGGCCAAACCGTCAGCCTGTGCGGCTGGGTACACCGCCGCCGCGACCACGGCTCGCTGATTTTCATCGACCTGCGCGACCGCGAAGGCCTGGTGCAGGTGGTCTGCAATCCGGAGCAGGCGGAGATGTTCAAGGTCGCCGAAGCGGTGCGTAACGAATACTGCCTGCGCGTGACCGGTGTGGTCACCGCGCGTATCGGCAACACGGTCAACAACAACCTCAAGTCGGGCAAGATCGAGATCGTCGCCAGCGCCGTCGAAGTGCTCAACGCCTCGGTGCCGGTGCCGTTCCAGCTGGACGACGACAACCTGTCGGAAACGACCCGCCTGACGCACCGCGTGCTCGACCTGCGCCGTCCGCAAATGCAGAACAACCTGCGCCTGCGCTACAAGGTGACGATGGAAGTGCGCAAGTACCTCGACAACCTCGGCTTCATCGATATCGAAACGCCGATGCTGACCAAGTCGACCCCGGAAGGCGCGCGCGACTACCTGGTGCCGTCGCGTGTCAACGCCGGCAGTTTCTTCGCGCTGCCGCAGTCGCCGCAGCTGTTCAAGCAGCTGCTGATGGTCGCCAACTTCGACCGTTACTACCAGATCACCAAGTGCTTCCGCGACGAAGACTTGCGCGCCGACCGCCAGCCTGAATTCACCCAGATCGATTGCGAAACCTCGTTCCTGACCGAACAGGAAATCCGCGATCTGTTCGAAGACATGATCCGCATCGTCTTCAAGAACACGCTCGACATCGACCTGCCTAACCCGTTCCCGGTGATGGATTTTGCCACTGCGATGGGCATGTACGGTTCTGACAAGCCGGACATGCGCGTCAAGCTGGAGTTCACCGACCTGACCGATGACGTCAAGGATGTCGAATTCAAGGTCTTCGCCGCCCCCGCCAATATGGTCGGCGGACGCATCGTGGGCCTGCGCGTGCCGCAGGGCGCCAGCATGCCGCGTTCCGAAATTGACGCTTACGACCAGTTCGTGCGCATCTACGGCGCCAAGGGCCTCGCTTACATCAAGGTCAACGAAAAAGCCAAGGGCCGTGAAGGCCTGCAGTCGCCGATCGTCAAATCACTGCACGATACCGCGCTGGCCGCCATTCTCGAAAAAACCGGCGCGCAAGACGGCGACCTGATTTTCTTCGGTGCCGACAAGGCCAAAGTCGTCAACGACGCCATCGGCGCACTGCGCGTGAAGATCGGCCATTCGGACTTCGGCAAGAAGGCCGGCCTGTTCGACGACGCTTGGCGCCCGCTGTGGGTGGTCGACTTCCCGATGTTCGACTACGACGAAGAGTCGGACCGCTGGACCGCGACCCACCATCCGTTCACGGCCCCGAAAGACGGCCATGAAGACATGTTGGAGACCAACCCTGGCGCGTGTATCGCCAAGGCTTACGACATGGTCTTGAACGGCTGGGAACTGGGTGGCGGTTCGATCCGTATCCACCGCGAAGAAGTGCAGAGCAAGGTGTTCCGCGCACTGAAGATCGATGCCGAAGAAGCGCAGCTGAAATTCGGCTTCCTGCTCGACGCGCTGCAATACGGCGCGCCGCCGCATGGTGGCCTGGCCTTCGGCCTGGACCGCATCGTGACGATGATGACCGGCTCGGACTCGATCCGCGACGTGATCGCCTTCCCGAAAACCCAGCGTGCCCAGTGCCTGCTGACCAATGCACCGTCCGAAGTCGACGAGAAGCAGTTGCGCGAACTGCACATCCGCTTGCGCAACGCCGAACCGAAGATCGTTTAA
- a CDS encoding peptidylprolyl isomerase translates to MLIKSRVLFISAASALALAACGPKDAAKAATPASASTPVAKDGVAATVNGTPISTATVDMMVKERTAQGQPDSPELRKAIIDNLAMQTLVANEGVKKGLDKSDDVKRQMDLIKQSMTANAYIQEYIKANPVTDVMVKAEYDKMVGTAGGTEFKARHILVKDEAEAKSIIAKLKKDPKAFASLAKEKSNDPGSKVNGGDLGWFNPASMVPEFGAAVAKLEKGKFTDEPVKSQFGYHVIMLEDSRPITPPPFEQLKDQLKQQVQRTNMKAYLDKLKADAKIVYTSPMAGPAPAPAAPGAMAPAAGDGHDHGAAPAAATPAASK, encoded by the coding sequence ATGTTGATAAAGTCTCGTGTTCTGTTCATCAGCGCCGCCTCGGCGCTGGCACTGGCCGCCTGCGGCCCAAAAGACGCTGCCAAGGCAGCGACACCGGCGTCCGCCTCGACTCCTGTCGCCAAGGATGGCGTGGCAGCAACCGTCAACGGCACCCCGATTTCGACCGCCACGGTCGACATGATGGTCAAGGAGCGTACCGCCCAGGGCCAGCCGGACAGCCCGGAGCTGCGCAAGGCCATCATCGACAACCTGGCGATGCAAACCCTGGTGGCCAATGAAGGCGTCAAGAAGGGCCTGGACAAGAGCGACGACGTCAAGCGCCAGATGGACCTGATCAAGCAATCGATGACGGCCAATGCCTACATCCAGGAGTACATCAAAGCCAATCCGGTGACCGACGTCATGGTCAAGGCTGAATACGACAAGATGGTCGGCACGGCCGGCGGCACCGAATTCAAGGCGCGCCACATCCTGGTCAAGGATGAAGCCGAAGCGAAAAGCATCATCGCCAAGCTGAAAAAGGATCCGAAAGCCTTCGCCAGCCTGGCGAAGGAAAAATCGAACGATCCCGGCTCGAAAGTCAACGGCGGCGACCTGGGCTGGTTCAATCCGGCCAGCATGGTGCCCGAGTTCGGCGCGGCCGTGGCCAAGCTGGAAAAAGGCAAGTTCACCGACGAGCCGGTCAAGTCGCAGTTCGGCTACCACGTGATCATGCTGGAAGATTCGCGTCCGATCACGCCGCCGCCGTTCGAGCAGCTCAAGGACCAGCTCAAGCAGCAAGTCCAGCGCACCAACATGAAAGCCTATCTGGACAAGCTGAAAGCCGACGCCAAGATCGTCTACACCAGCCCTATGGCAGGCCCTGCGCCAGCCCCTGCGGCACCGGGCGCGATGGCACCAGCGGCCGGCGATGGCCACGATCACGGCGCAGCGCCAGCGGCAGCCACCCCGGCAGCATCGAAGTAA